A stretch of Oreochromis aureus strain Israel breed Guangdong linkage group 11, ZZ_aureus, whole genome shotgun sequence DNA encodes these proteins:
- the zdhhc18a gene encoding palmitoyltransferase ZDHHC18a isoform X2 encodes MPLLEEARREKRGLSVCAFSYLRTAYTMKNCEYQQIDPRALSVTPLSAQNLGEKKAQSPRRKWEVFPGKNRFFCDGRLILSRQSGVLPLTMGLIVVTCGLFFTFDCPFLVKHLTVFIPVIGGVLFVFVVISLLRTSFTDPGILPRATPDEAADIERQIDTSGSSTYRPPPRTKEILINQQVVKLKYCFTCKMFRPPRTSHCSLCDNCVERFDHHCPWVGNCVGKRNYRFFYSFIISLSFLTSFIFGCVITHITLRSQEGKSLVQAIQESPASVVELVICFFSIWSILGLSGFHTYLVASNLTTNEDIKGSWSSKRGAEESENPYTYNSIITNCCVTLCGPMPPSLIDRRGFLPPDEPIPAASASDIELPPFRAKNDANMEENCQDFSLSCTA; translated from the exons ATGCCTTTGTTG GAAGAAGCACGACGAGAAAAGAGaggtctgtctgtgtgtgcctttAGCTACCTCCGAACCGCTTACACGATGAAGAACTGCGAGTACCAGCAGATAGATCCACGGGCGCTGTCGGTGACCCCGCTGTCGGCGCAGAATCTCGGGGAGAAGAAGGCGCAGTCGCCCCGGAGGAAATGGGAAGTGTTCCCCGGGAAGAACAGGTTTTTCTGCGATGGGCGACTCATTCTTTCCCGACAGAGCGGTGTCCTTCCTCTGACAATGGGCCTTATTGTTGTCACCTGTGGCCTTTTCTTTACATTTGA TTGCCCGTTCCTGGTGAAGCACCTGACCGTCTTCATACCTGTGATCGGCGGggtgctttttgtgtttgtggtcaTCTCCCTGCTGAGAACCAGCTTTACCGATCCAGGCATTTTACCCAGAGCCACTCCAGATGAAGCTGCAGACATAGAGCGGCAGATAG ATACCTCAGGATCCTCTACATACCGCCCTCCTCCGCGGACCAAGGAGATCCTCATCAACCAGCAGGTGGTAAAGCTCAAATACTGCTTCACCTGTAAGATGTTCCGCCCTCCTCGCACCTCCCACTGCAGCCTGTGCGACAACTGTGTGG AACGATTTGATCACCACTGTCCATGGGTGGGAAATTGTGTGGGAAAACGCAATTACCGCTTTTTCTACAGCTTCATCATCTCCCTGTCTTTTCTCACGTCTTTTATATTTGGCTGTGTCATCACACACATCACCCTGC GTTCTCAAGAAGGTAAAAGCCTCGTTCAAGCCATTCAGGAGAGCCCTGCAAG TGTGGTGGAGTTGGTGATTTGTTTCTTCTCCATCTGGTCTATTTTGGGCCTCTCAGGCTTTCACACCTACTTAGTAGCTTCTAATCTCACCACAAATGAAGAC ATAAAGGGATCCTGGTCAAGTAAAAGGGGTGCAGAGGAGTCTGAAAACCCATACACTTATAACAGCATTATAACTAACTGCTGCGTAACGTTATGTGGCCCCATGCCTCCGAG TCTGATCGACAGAAGAGGTTTCCTTCCTCCGGATGAGCCAATCCCTGCTGCTTCTGCCTCAGATATAGAGCTGCCCCCCTTCAGGGCCAAGAATGATGCAAACATG GAGGAGAACTGTCAGGACTTTTCTTTGTCCTGCACAGCCTGA
- the zdhhc18a gene encoding palmitoyltransferase ZDHHC18a isoform X1, with protein sequence MPLLEEARREKRGLSVCAFSYLRTAYTMKNCEYQQIDPRALSVTPLSAQNLGEKKAQSPRRKWEVFPGKNRFFCDGRLILSRQSGVLPLTMGLIVVTCGLFFTFDCPFLVKHLTVFIPVIGGVLFVFVVISLLRTSFTDPGILPRATPDEAADIERQIDTSGSSTYRPPPRTKEILINQQVVKLKYCFTCKMFRPPRTSHCSLCDNCVERFDHHCPWVGNCVGKRNYRFFYSFIISLSFLTSFIFGCVITHITLRSQEGKSLVQAIQESPASVVELVICFFSIWSILGLSGFHTYLVASNLTTNEDIKGSWSSKRGAEESENPYTYNSIITNCCVTLCGPMPPSLIDRRGFLPPDEPIPAASASDIELPPFRAKNDANMCTQSTKDVLERVVHSSDFPVLCSPGTPKTTPQVLNVSSRAALTTEPSPSVGCTQQQVRQPAATACPPFSRSNKRDSLHSINPAFRLASPSPTLSRTTLILGDAPDTGFNPLH encoded by the exons ATGCCTTTGTTG GAAGAAGCACGACGAGAAAAGAGaggtctgtctgtgtgtgcctttAGCTACCTCCGAACCGCTTACACGATGAAGAACTGCGAGTACCAGCAGATAGATCCACGGGCGCTGTCGGTGACCCCGCTGTCGGCGCAGAATCTCGGGGAGAAGAAGGCGCAGTCGCCCCGGAGGAAATGGGAAGTGTTCCCCGGGAAGAACAGGTTTTTCTGCGATGGGCGACTCATTCTTTCCCGACAGAGCGGTGTCCTTCCTCTGACAATGGGCCTTATTGTTGTCACCTGTGGCCTTTTCTTTACATTTGA TTGCCCGTTCCTGGTGAAGCACCTGACCGTCTTCATACCTGTGATCGGCGGggtgctttttgtgtttgtggtcaTCTCCCTGCTGAGAACCAGCTTTACCGATCCAGGCATTTTACCCAGAGCCACTCCAGATGAAGCTGCAGACATAGAGCGGCAGATAG ATACCTCAGGATCCTCTACATACCGCCCTCCTCCGCGGACCAAGGAGATCCTCATCAACCAGCAGGTGGTAAAGCTCAAATACTGCTTCACCTGTAAGATGTTCCGCCCTCCTCGCACCTCCCACTGCAGCCTGTGCGACAACTGTGTGG AACGATTTGATCACCACTGTCCATGGGTGGGAAATTGTGTGGGAAAACGCAATTACCGCTTTTTCTACAGCTTCATCATCTCCCTGTCTTTTCTCACGTCTTTTATATTTGGCTGTGTCATCACACACATCACCCTGC GTTCTCAAGAAGGTAAAAGCCTCGTTCAAGCCATTCAGGAGAGCCCTGCAAG TGTGGTGGAGTTGGTGATTTGTTTCTTCTCCATCTGGTCTATTTTGGGCCTCTCAGGCTTTCACACCTACTTAGTAGCTTCTAATCTCACCACAAATGAAGAC ATAAAGGGATCCTGGTCAAGTAAAAGGGGTGCAGAGGAGTCTGAAAACCCATACACTTATAACAGCATTATAACTAACTGCTGCGTAACGTTATGTGGCCCCATGCCTCCGAG TCTGATCGACAGAAGAGGTTTCCTTCCTCCGGATGAGCCAATCCCTGCTGCTTCTGCCTCAGATATAGAGCTGCCCCCCTTCAGGGCCAAGAATGATGCAAACATG TGCACTCAGAGCACAAAGGATGTGCTGGAGAGGGTGGTCCACTCCTCAGACTTTCCTGTCCTTTGCTCCCCCGGGACCCCAAAGACTACCCCTCAGGTCCTGAATGTTTCTAGCCGCGCAGCCCTAACCACAGAGCCTTCGCCGTCTGTTGGCTGCACACAGCAGCAAGTTCGCCAGCCAGCGGCCACTGCATGCCCCCCGTTCAGCCGAAGCAACAAGAGGGACTCGCTGCACTCGATCAATCCAGCCTTCCGTCTGGCTTCTCCTTCACCCACGCTTAGCCGCACCACACTGATATTAGGGGATGCACCTGACACTGGCTTTAATCCACTGCACTGA
- the pigv gene encoding palmitoyltransferase ZDHHC18-A, translated as MDVRAVLEFATVTRGLSLVLQAVLNAAIPDHDADAFRPPRTEDSLYLDSMVEWLFGGLSHWDAEHFLFIAERGYLYEHNFAFFPLFPVILRGLAETLLWPLSSWLSVRGRLLVAVALGNSALFLLSAVALHALSRIVLQDRRLALLSSLLYCITPANVFMTAGYSESLFAALTFGGLYLLEKGFIFRACLALSIATAARSNGLVNIGFLLYLPSLHAISQIRLYRATTKGHSKVFHYIWVIICLLLTSVLGTAIIALPFCAFQYYGYRTFCTPSTSLESIPPALLSIAERKGYRVPDENGPPPLWCMRPLPLLYSHIQDVYWDVGFLRYFELKQIPNFLLALPMATLGIIACYAYFQANPELCVRLGLWDTSANKGLDKPTPGFFNPRVFVYVVHSAVLLVFGTLCMHVQVLTRFMASSSPVPFWISAHLLLLNEPLLHRRKTSNPNVQLHSRNSCKHTPQNPIVALLPHFKACSSTTQSILGYFLSYWLLGLALHCNFLPWT; from the exons ATGGATGTGAGAGCAGTTTTGGAGTTTGCCACAGTAACCAGGGGCCTCTCTCTGGTTCTGCAG gCTGTCTTGAACGCTGCTATCCCTGACCATGACGCCGATGCGTTCAGGCCCCCTCGGACAGAGGACTCCCTGTACTTGGACTCGATGGTGGAGTGGTTGTTTGGCGGCCTCTCTCACTGGGATGCTGAGCACTTCCTCTTCATTGCCGAGAGAGGATATCTTTACGAGCACAACTTTGCGTTTTTCCCTCTCTTCCCCGTCATCCTCCGGGGTCTGGCAGAGACGCTGCTGTGGCCCCTGAGCAGCTGGCTGAGTGTGCGGGGGCGGCTGCTGGTTGCTGTGGCCCTGGGAAACAGCGCCCTCTTCCTGTTGAGTGCCGTCGCCTTGCATGCCCTCAGtagaatagttctccaggacAGGCGTCTTGCTCTGCTCTCCAGCCTGCTCTACTGCATCACACCCGCCAATGTTTTCATGACTGCTGGGTACTCGGAGAGCCTGTTTGCTGCTCTCACTTTCGGTGGTCTTTACCTCTTGGAGAAAGGATTCATCTTCCGAGCCTGCCTTGCCCTCAGCATAGCTACCGCAGCACGTTCAAATGGCCTTGTCAACATAGGGTTTCTGCTGTATCTTCCATCACTGCATGCCATTTCCCAGATTCGTTTGTATCGCGCCACAACAAAAGGCCACAGTAAAGTCTTCCACTACATCTGGGTCATCATCTGTCTGCTGCTGACTTCCGTCTTGGGAACTGCAATTATTGCCCTACCCTTCTGTGCTTTCCAATACTATGGTTATAGGACGTTTTGCACACCATCCACCTCCTTGGAGAGCATCCCTCCTGCTCTCCTGTCAATAGCTGAACGGAAGGGCTACCGGGTTCCAGATGAAAATGGTCCACCACCCCTCTGGTGTATGAGACCCCTGCCCCTGCTTTATTCTCACATCCAGGATGTATATTGGGATGTGGGCTTCCTCCGTTATTTTGAGCTGAAGCAGATACCCAACTTTCTTCTGGCTCTTCCTATGGCCACCCTTGGAATAATTGCTTGTTATGCATACTTTCAAGCTAATCCAGAGCTGTGTGTGAGACTCGGCCTTTGGGACACAAGTGCAAACAAAGGGCTTGACAAACCCACGCCTGGATTCTTCAACCCTCGAGTGTTCGTGTATGTGGTGCATTCAGCAGTGCTGCTGGTTTTCGGGACattgtgcatgcatgtgcag GTACTAACCCGATTTATGGCCTCTTCGTCTCCTGTACCATTCTGGATAAGTGCTCACCTGCTCCTCCTCAATGAGCCACTCCTTCATCGAAGGAAAACGTCAAACCCCAATGTGCAGCTGCATTCTAGAAATAGCTGCAAGCACACACCTCAGAACCCTATTGTTGCGCTCCTGCCACACTTTAAAGCCTGTTCTTCTACCACACAGAGCATCCTGGGATACTTCCTCTCTTACTGGCTACTGGGCCTTGCACTGCATTGCAATTTCTTGCCATGGACTTGA